A single Mangifera indica cultivar Alphonso chromosome 20, CATAS_Mindica_2.1, whole genome shotgun sequence DNA region contains:
- the LOC123204868 gene encoding protein JINGUBANG-like, producing MILHSNGDCQFHSACFQSHFSAAPSLTSLPSLQSVTSLTSQNHQSLSNASTIHYHCLTTLKGHNSYVSALALAGKFLYVGSSDRAIRLWDCNPLTTQPEQDIINNSIVAVGKGAVKSLVVLADKLFSAHQDHKIRVWKINNQEHDHHQQKYTRLATLPTLGDRAFRLLMPKNHVQIRRHKTSTWVHHVDTVSALALASDATLLYSVSWDRTIKVWRTSDFKCLESIRNAHEDAINAVALSEDGHVYTGSADKKIKVWRKNTGEKKHSLVSTLEKHNSGINALALSSDGLVLYSGACDRSILVWEKDRNGNMELAGALRGHTKSILCIGVVSDLVLSGSADKSIRIWRGVDRNYSCLAILEGHKGPVKCLTAAIDEYYNDSHTAYLIYSGSLDCDIKIWQILVPPH from the coding sequence ATGATATTGCACTCAAATGGTGATTGTCAATTTCATTCTGCCTGCTTTCAATCACATTTCTCAGCAGCACCCTCACTTACTTCTCTGCCAAGTCTCCAATCAGTTACTTCCCTTACCTCTCAAAATCACCAGAGCCTAAGCAATGCTTCCACCATTCATTATCACTGCCTCACCACCTTAAAGGGTCACAATTCTTATGTATCCGCCCTTGCCCTAGCTGGGAAATTCTTATATGTGGGCTCTTCTGACAGAGCAATCCGCTTGTGGGATTGTAATCCTTTAACCACACAACCTGAGCAAGATATTATAAACAACAGCATAGTAGCTGTTGGCAAGGGCGCTGTGAAGTCCCTGGTGGTTTTAGCTGACAAACTCTTTAGTGCTCATCAAGATCACAAAATCCGCGTATGGAAGATCAATAATCAAGAACATGatcatcatcaacaaaagtaCACTCGTTTGGCCACATTGCCAACACTCGGTGACCGCGCTTTCAGGCTGCTGATGCCCAAAAATCATGTACAAATCCGGAGACACAAGACATCCACTTGGGTCCACCATGTTGACACTGTGTCAGCTCTCGCCTTAGCAAGCGATGCCACTCTTCTCTACTCAGTTTCATGGGATCGGACCATCAAAGTTTGGCGAACGTCAGATTTCAAGTGCCTGGAGTCAATCAGGAACGCTCACGAAGACGCAATAAACGCAGTGGCATTATCCGAGGATGGGCATGTTTATACGGGCTCAGCTGACAAGAAAATCAAAGTGTGGAGAAAAAACACCGGAGAAAAGAAACATTCTCTAGTTTCAACTCTGGAGAAACACAACTCAGGGATTAATGCGTTGGCGCTGAGCAGTGACGGGCTTGTGTTGTACTCTGGTGCATGTGACAGATCGATTCTGGTTTGGGAGAAAGACAGAAATGGCAACATGGAGCTTGCAGGAGCATTGAGGGGACACACGAAATCAATATTGTGCATTGGTGTGGTTTCGGATTTGGTATTGAGTGGCTCTGCAGATAAAAGCATTAGAATCTGGAGAGGGGTTGACAGAAATTACTCATGCTTAGCCATCTTGGAAGGCCACAAAGGCCCTGTCAAATGTTTGACAGCAGCCATTGATGAATATTATAATGACTCTCACACTGCTTATCTCATTTACAGTGGAAGCTTAGACTGTGACATCAAGATATGGCAGATTCTTGTTCCACCtcattaa
- the LOC123204031 gene encoding uncharacterized protein LOC123204031, protein MEGHSSSGTSWADQWDNGPDPDAVEGKKKSNGTGGKYKQKVEEGFDKTKAVASTGLKKVKEGTSVGFQWIKDKYQKTTQKH, encoded by the coding sequence ATGGAGGGACACAGTTCTTCTGGAACATCGTGGGCTGATCAGTGGGACAACGGCCCGGACCCCGATGCCGTTGAGGGAAAAAAGAAGAGCAACGGCACGGGAGGCAAGTATAAACAGAAGGTTGAAGAGGGTTTTGATAAGACAAAAGCGGTGGCTTCAACTGGGTTGAAGAAAGTGAAGGAAGGGACGTCTGTTGGGTTTCAGTGGATCAAAGACAAGTATCAGAAGACGACCCAGAAACATTAG